From one Planktothrix agardhii NIES-204 genomic stretch:
- a CDS encoding tetratricopeptide repeat domain protein: protein MTKINKIKKVRFPSVALSFNFWGSIIIAQFSLPFNINIPQQPTAIPIPPIPITGDFNYYFSLCNVLRKQPRLEEALSACNQAINLSKKKRADLWGFRSDLLLKLGQYDQALVSSLQALEIQPKNSLALTLQCRSLLALGQPDQAISACDSALEINQNWEEFSPSLTWLSRGLAQEQKAQYSEALASFDQALKLDPQNSIVLVSSCRVLLEMEKHEPAITNCDNALKVNQNWGESSPAQAWFWRGLAFSRLAKYQQVLASCEAKKTDLETNIGVKNNCILTTRISRLESAKTSYEQATTLDPEFAVAWTYQGINLGELNEYVQAKKALETAIKIYPNNALALVNLCATLNKLGNYQEALTACESGLQQDSNWLESEPADTFIQKAQALAGLKRYEEGILAIDQALSLKPDSAIAWNTKTVILWQAQKYQEALNASEKALAADPNYFQGWFNRGSILRAMQQNQEALRAYQRAIGSDITFVPIETLGSVWTNSSAILWDLGQYPEAIAAANSAIEIDPNSVSAWFNRGLFFTGVKDYEEAVKSYQQALKLDPKAVNIWVAQGMGFFYLKRYSEALNALEEALKIDPNYLPALENRDLISRYFQGKVNK, encoded by the coding sequence ATGACCAAAATAAATAAAATTAAAAAAGTGCGTTTTCCTTCTGTTGCTCTAAGTTTTAATTTTTGGGGGTCGATAATTATTGCTCAATTTTCCTTACCTTTTAATATTAATATCCCTCAACAACCGACCGCAATTCCTATTCCCCCTATTCCCATTACCGGAGATTTTAACTACTATTTTTCTTTATGTAATGTCCTGCGGAAACAACCCCGGCTTGAAGAAGCGTTATCAGCCTGTAATCAAGCAATTAATTTGAGTAAAAAAAAGAGAGCCGATTTATGGGGATTTCGCAGCGATCTATTATTAAAATTAGGACAATATGATCAAGCTTTAGTATCGAGTTTACAAGCCCTGGAAATTCAACCTAAAAACTCTCTAGCCTTAACCCTACAGTGTAGATCTCTTTTAGCATTAGGTCAACCAGATCAGGCTATTTCCGCTTGTGATAGTGCTTTAGAAATTAATCAAAATTGGGAGGAATTTTCTCCGAGTCTGACTTGGTTAAGTCGAGGTTTAGCTCAAGAACAGAAAGCCCAATATTCTGAAGCTTTAGCATCTTTTGATCAAGCTTTAAAACTCGATCCTCAGAATTCTATTGTTTTAGTCAGTAGCTGCCGAGTTTTGTTAGAAATGGAGAAGCATGAACCAGCAATTACCAATTGTGATAACGCTTTAAAAGTTAATCAAAATTGGGGAGAAAGTTCTCCGGCTCAAGCCTGGTTTTGGCGAGGTTTGGCTTTTAGTCGTTTGGCAAAATATCAGCAAGTTTTAGCCAGTTGTGAGGCAAAGAAAACTGATTTAGAGACTAATATTGGAGTCAAAAATAATTGTATTTTAACTACTCGAATCTCTCGCTTAGAATCGGCAAAAACTTCTTATGAACAAGCAACAACCCTCGATCCTGAATTTGCTGTGGCTTGGACATATCAAGGGATCAATTTAGGAGAATTAAACGAATATGTGCAAGCAAAAAAGGCTTTAGAAACAGCTATTAAAATTTATCCTAATAATGCCTTAGCTTTGGTGAATTTGTGTGCAACTCTGAATAAATTAGGGAATTATCAAGAAGCACTAACAGCCTGTGAAAGTGGATTACAACAAGATAGTAATTGGCTAGAAAGTGAGCCTGCTGATACTTTTATCCAGAAAGCACAGGCTTTAGCAGGTCTGAAACGCTATGAGGAGGGAATTTTGGCGATTGATCAAGCCTTGAGTTTGAAACCCGACTCAGCGATCGCTTGGAATACAAAAACCGTGATTTTATGGCAAGCCCAAAAATATCAGGAAGCTCTCAACGCATCAGAAAAGGCCTTAGCAGCCGATCCTAACTACTTTCAAGGGTGGTTTAATCGGGGGAGTATTCTGCGGGCGATGCAGCAAAATCAAGAGGCTCTAAGAGCCTATCAGCGTGCTATCGGTAGCGATATCACTTTTGTACCAATAGAAACCCTGGGGTCAGTTTGGACTAATTCCAGTGCAATTTTGTGGGACTTAGGGCAATATCCAGAGGCAATTGCCGCAGCGAATAGTGCGATTGAGATCGATCCTAATTCCGTATCCGCTTGGTTTAATCGAGGGTTATTTTTCACGGGTGTAAAAGATTATGAAGAAGCAGTTAAGTCTTATCAACAAGCTCTGAAACTTGATCCAAAAGCGGTTAATATTTGGGTGGCTCAGGGGATGGGATTCTTCTATTTAAAGCGCTATTCAGAAGCCTTAAATGCCTTGGAAGAAGCGTTAAAGATTGATCCGAACTATTTACCAGCTTTAGAAAATCGGGATTTAATTAGTCGGTATTTTCAGGGTAAAGTAAATAAATAA
- the metG gene encoding methionyl-tRNA synthetase, producing the protein MKLTQTPLNTFSITTPLYYVNDVPHIGSAYTTIAADAIARFQRLQGKSVLLITGTDEHGQKIQRTAEELGRFPQDHCDQIASSFASLWEHFDIQYDRFSRTTATRHEAIVKEFFQRVWDNGDIYLSQQQGWYCVACEEYKEERELAPGKLCPIHTNKVVEWRDEQNYFFRLSNYQKHLEILYQEHPEFIQPESRRNEVMNFVKQGLQDFSISRVNIDWGFPIPTDPSHTIYVWFDALLGYVTALLDPEDEPTLENALSKWWPINLHLIGKDILRFHAIYWPAMLMSAGLSLPGRIFGHGFLTKDGKKMGKSLGNTLDPVALVNQYGSDAIRFYFLKEIEFGQDGDYSQTRFIHTVNANLANDLGNLLNRTLKMAHKYFNGCVPNVKSQDIPQEDGLKSVGLTLTDTVTQGYDSLAFSEVCQAIFSLIQAGNKYIDEKAPWSLYKQGKQEALAQVLYSVLESVRLSSYLLSPIIPNISTRIYQQLGYTIDFNDQTIITTSLSFDIHGVWGALPANQPIQEGQPVFRRLEDLEEVSS; encoded by the coding sequence ATGAAATTGACACAAACCCCTTTAAATACCTTTTCTATTACAACACCTCTTTATTATGTCAATGATGTTCCTCACATTGGCAGCGCTTATACAACCATAGCGGCTGACGCCATTGCCCGATTTCAACGACTCCAAGGAAAATCAGTTCTTCTGATTACGGGAACCGATGAACACGGTCAAAAAATTCAACGCACAGCAGAGGAATTAGGTCGTTTTCCCCAGGATCATTGTGATCAAATTGCCTCTAGTTTTGCCTCCCTGTGGGAACATTTTGATATTCAGTATGATCGCTTTAGTCGAACAACTGCAACCCGTCACGAAGCCATTGTTAAAGAGTTTTTTCAACGGGTTTGGGATAACGGAGATATCTACCTCAGCCAACAGCAAGGTTGGTATTGTGTCGCCTGTGAAGAATACAAAGAAGAACGAGAATTAGCACCAGGAAAATTATGCCCCATTCATACTAATAAAGTGGTAGAATGGAGGGATGAGCAGAACTATTTTTTCCGGTTATCTAATTATCAGAAACATTTAGAAATCTTATATCAAGAGCATCCTGAATTTATTCAGCCAGAAAGTCGGCGTAACGAAGTCATGAACTTCGTGAAGCAAGGACTACAGGATTTTTCGATTTCTCGCGTTAATATTGACTGGGGATTTCCCATTCCTACCGATCCGAGTCATACGATTTATGTTTGGTTTGATGCCTTATTGGGATATGTAACTGCTTTGCTTGACCCCGAAGATGAACCCACCTTAGAAAATGCTTTATCGAAATGGTGGCCGATTAATTTACATCTAATTGGTAAGGATATTCTAAGGTTCCACGCCATTTATTGGCCAGCAATGTTGATGTCCGCAGGTTTATCTCTACCCGGTCGTATCTTTGGACACGGTTTTTTAACCAAAGATGGGAAGAAGATGGGCAAAAGCTTAGGGAATACTCTTGATCCCGTGGCTTTAGTCAATCAATATGGTTCCGATGCTATTCGCTTTTATTTTTTGAAAGAGATAGAATTTGGACAGGATGGTGATTATAGTCAGACTCGGTTTATTCATACCGTTAATGCTAACTTAGCTAATGACTTAGGAAACTTACTCAACCGGACGCTGAAAATGGCGCATAAATATTTTAATGGTTGTGTTCCTAATGTTAAGAGTCAGGATATCCCCCAAGAAGATGGGCTCAAATCCGTCGGTCTAACCTTAACGGATACAGTAACTCAAGGTTATGATTCCCTCGCTTTTAGCGAAGTTTGCCAGGCTATTTTCAGCTTAATCCAGGCTGGGAACAAATACATTGATGAGAAAGCTCCTTGGAGTCTTTATAAACAAGGAAAACAAGAAGCGCTCGCTCAAGTTCTGTACTCGGTTTTAGAATCAGTTCGGTTATCATCTTATCTTTTGTCCCCGATTATTCCGAATATTAGCACTCGGATTTATCAACAACTGGGATATACTATTGACTTTAATGACCAGACTATAATCACAACATCACTGTCCTTTGATATCCATGGGGTTTGGGGCGCTTTACCCGCCAATCAACCCATACAGGAAGGACAACCCGTGTTTAGACGCTTGGAGGATTTAGAGGAGGTGTCATCCTAA
- a CDS encoding haloacid dehalogenase, type II — MIEFNQFEALSFDCYGTLIDWENGITPVLQQLVNAHGIEMSNQQLLELFAILEPEAQSGEYKTYRQIMREVVQKFGERLGFSPTSTELESLANSIQDWQPFPDTVAALKALKQKYKLVIISNIDDDLFAQTNQHLQIEFDHIITAQQTQSYKPSAHNFQFALNKTGLSSDKLLHVAQSIFHDIATANSLGLTTVWVNRRQGQPGGGATKIAIAQPDLEVADLKSLVDLIFEV, encoded by the coding sequence ATGATTGAATTTAATCAATTTGAAGCCTTGAGTTTTGATTGCTATGGCACTTTAATTGATTGGGAAAACGGAATTACTCCGGTTTTACAACAATTAGTTAATGCTCATGGCATTGAGATGAGTAATCAACAGTTACTCGAATTATTTGCTATCTTAGAACCGGAAGCCCAAAGTGGAGAATATAAAACCTATCGGCAAATTATGCGAGAGGTGGTGCAGAAGTTCGGAGAACGTTTAGGGTTTTCTCCCACTTCCACGGAATTAGAAAGTTTAGCCAATTCAATTCAAGATTGGCAACCTTTTCCTGATACGGTAGCAGCCCTAAAAGCCTTAAAACAAAAATATAAATTAGTGATTATTTCTAATATTGATGATGATTTGTTTGCCCAAACTAACCAACATCTTCAAATAGAATTTGATCATATTATTACAGCACAACAAACTCAATCCTATAAACCTTCTGCCCATAATTTTCAATTTGCCTTAAATAAAACGGGGCTTTCTTCTGATAAGTTGCTGCACGTTGCCCAAAGTATTTTCCATGATATTGCCACAGCAAATAGTTTAGGATTAACAACAGTTTGGGTTAATCGTCGTCAAGGACAACCTGGAGGAGGAGCAACGAAAATTGCGATCGCCCAACCGGATTTAGAAGTAGCTGATTTAAAAAGTTTAGTGGACTTGATTTTTGAGGTTTAG
- a CDS encoding putative sensor protein, which produces MANKTFSTLYKIFDKSVGSLSIRHTLPLIIVTPLLASIAVIGWFNFQLGKQEIEKLMLQVSEKSTQIIELNVRNYLGKPQLLLPAYLAAIQSRNVDVNNLPEVKQYFWRQIQDETALNSIYIGTEQGNHVSYEKTENEFIEKIRDESTNSNRNFYEVDSKANRKRLIKSVEYDPRLRLWYKFAKSAEKPTWTPVYKFGSINTVGMDFSIPIYNQESGNFEGVISTDISLVQISKFLGNLEISQNGKALIIERTGDVIAISTLEQPFKVVNNQTERLNISESQNPTIQGTGQYLIEKFNGLDQIKDKQQFTFRFKGDLQLVQVTPLQNQEGIDWLMVVVIPYSDFLKHIYTYTLLTVIIGISVAGIGVILALLMVRWIIKPIEQLQQAAHTIESQNFDQSILEEVSSRRDEFGQLGKVMLAMANVIYSREQNWKQMIDQLKNQDLQKQKIKTGNNSQKQVKNLEVLLRESQQLRTKIGEKDKNSIN; this is translated from the coding sequence ATGGCCAACAAAACTTTCTCTACTTTGTATAAAATTTTTGATAAATCCGTGGGTTCTTTATCCATTCGCCATACCTTGCCCCTGATTATTGTTACACCTTTATTGGCTTCCATCGCCGTGATTGGCTGGTTTAACTTTCAATTAGGAAAACAAGAGATTGAAAAGTTGATGTTACAAGTCAGTGAAAAATCGACTCAGATAATTGAACTCAATGTTCGCAATTATTTAGGAAAGCCACAATTATTATTACCTGCATATTTAGCAGCTATCCAAAGTAGAAATGTTGATGTTAATAATTTACCGGAAGTCAAGCAATATTTTTGGCGACAAATACAAGACGAAACCGCTTTAAATTCCATTTATATAGGAACAGAACAAGGAAATCATGTAAGTTATGAAAAAACAGAAAATGAATTTATAGAAAAAATTAGAGATGAATCAACGAACTCGAATCGAAACTTTTATGAAGTTGACTCCAAAGCAAATCGCAAAAGATTGATCAAAAGCGTGGAGTATGATCCTCGCCTTCGTCTCTGGTATAAATTTGCTAAAAGCGCAGAAAAACCAACCTGGACTCCGGTTTATAAATTTGGCAGTATCAATACGGTGGGGATGGATTTTTCTATTCCGATTTACAATCAGGAATCTGGGAATTTTGAAGGAGTGATTTCCACTGATATTAGTCTGGTACAAATTAGCAAATTTTTAGGAAATTTAGAAATTAGTCAGAATGGAAAAGCTTTAATTATAGAAAGGACGGGAGATGTAATTGCCATCTCAACTTTAGAGCAACCATTTAAAGTAGTGAATAATCAAACTGAACGACTGAATATTAGTGAAAGTCAAAATCCGACTATTCAAGGAACAGGTCAATACTTAATTGAAAAATTTAATGGTTTAGATCAGATTAAAGACAAACAACAATTCACCTTTCGATTCAAAGGAGATTTACAGCTTGTCCAAGTCACCCCTCTACAAAATCAAGAAGGAATTGATTGGTTAATGGTGGTTGTGATTCCCTATTCTGATTTTCTTAAACATATCTATACCTATACCCTTTTAACCGTAATTATTGGCATTTCGGTGGCGGGTATTGGCGTGATTTTAGCTCTGTTAATGGTGCGTTGGATTATTAAACCTATTGAACAGTTACAACAAGCAGCCCATACTATTGAGTCACAAAACTTTGATCAAAGTATATTAGAGGAGGTGAGTAGTCGTCGCGATGAATTTGGACAGTTAGGAAAAGTAATGTTAGCTATGGCAAATGTTATTTACAGCCGCGAACAAAATTGGAAACAAATGATTGATCAACTTAAAAATCAAGATTTGCAAAAGCAAAAAATTAAGACTGGAAATAATTCCCAAAAGCAAGTTAAAAACTTAGAAGTATTATTGAGAGAATCACAACAACTCAGGACAAAAATAGGAGAAAAGGATAAAAATTCAATAAATTGA
- a CDS encoding hypothetical protein (hypothetical protein MC7420_5101) — MKTNLITTEISTTELTFKPGESAVSFEINAINYSDRFASFQVEVLAAGTDENLAPNWYILSPEICTKKPPGDSTQFLVKIIDSPLPGFVGQMNLTVRVFSIELQEETRQLLRLNILEGSGGVGLKLTLPVQEFQAYPLQQIKIPVQVYNPSSQPANAVLKLTGINPTWLIEEQQLIQIPSRFRVDAVFWCQIPDIIQTKSQVQPFTITATITNGLSRQITGNLLILPQGIVEFRCFPQERRIPNRRRFFWRSDPVIFHIEIKNYSNISQIFQLQINCSDKIKYELKTDLSLLIQDKKKSIEPVNHDVEINDFDPTIDLEIGETNQILLLTKVKRHWLGRMREFLIEVTTIQTQNLSSVSDSRLSGTSPPSQTLKLKVLPFIPRWLILTGSVVLLGLLWWFSALNPYHPSLGHKKPVNSVQFDGLASTIMSGSNDQTIAEWKVTNFFNDLHNQFIGKIGNTKKAVRVLRYRPVDNNMIAAGLENGEIQLWGLTEETGLIDTFSINKDDRVFALEFSQDSQILFSGHGSGLVVQWDASLQRDQMTKGSDRLLKKKQFDFAVYDLSFVGKDNRHLAVVGRYNQFLIWNLDQNKTLKVPYPTGGQDDYILSVDVAEIAPNILATGDNQGNITIWNMKNCLDSSGECEVIDRWQGSKMGEAVRSVSFSNNGCYLASGGDDGKVILWALTSEGKRPLTMPDGSSIENNLGIKQEVSHSYHQKKINSVDVKIVGKNILIASGGDDDQVRITQTKRIFNLGCDFRNNLEIE, encoded by the coding sequence ATGAAAACCAATCTAATTACCACTGAGATTTCTACAACTGAACTAACATTCAAACCGGGTGAATCAGCCGTATCTTTTGAAATCAATGCGATTAACTATAGTGATCGTTTTGCCAGCTTTCAGGTAGAAGTATTAGCTGCGGGTACCGATGAAAATTTAGCCCCAAATTGGTATATTCTCTCCCCCGAAATTTGCACGAAAAAACCCCCAGGAGATTCTACACAATTTCTGGTTAAAATTATTGATAGTCCTTTACCTGGTTTTGTCGGTCAAATGAATCTAACCGTGAGAGTTTTTTCCATTGAACTTCAGGAAGAAACCCGTCAATTATTGCGGTTAAATATACTCGAAGGAAGCGGGGGAGTTGGCTTAAAATTAACCCTTCCTGTCCAGGAATTTCAAGCTTACCCCCTACAGCAAATTAAAATCCCTGTTCAAGTTTATAATCCCAGTTCTCAACCTGCCAATGCGGTATTAAAATTAACAGGAATTAATCCCACCTGGTTAATAGAAGAACAACAGCTTATCCAAATTCCATCTCGTTTTCGAGTTGATGCCGTTTTCTGGTGCCAAATCCCCGATATTATCCAAACTAAAAGCCAAGTTCAGCCCTTCACTATTACAGCAACAATCACCAATGGTTTATCAAGGCAAATCACCGGAAATTTATTAATTTTACCCCAAGGAATTGTAGAATTTAGGTGTTTTCCCCAGGAACGTCGCATCCCCAATAGAAGAAGGTTTTTTTGGCGTTCTGACCCGGTTATTTTTCATATAGAAATCAAAAACTATAGCAATATTTCGCAGATATTTCAACTCCAAATTAATTGTTCAGACAAAATAAAATATGAATTAAAAACCGATTTGTCTCTATTAATACAAGACAAAAAAAAATCCATAGAACCCGTAAATCATGATGTGGAAATTAATGATTTTGATCCTACTATTGATCTCGAAATTGGCGAAACAAATCAAATCTTATTATTAACAAAAGTTAAACGACATTGGTTAGGTCGGATGAGAGAATTTTTAATAGAAGTAACAACAATACAAACACAAAATCTTTCCTCTGTTTCTGATAGCCGTTTGTCTGGAACTTCTCCCCCCAGTCAAACCTTAAAATTAAAGGTTTTACCCTTTATTCCCCGGTGGTTAATATTAACGGGCAGTGTTGTATTACTGGGGTTACTGTGGTGGTTTTCGGCACTGAATCCTTATCATCCCTCTTTAGGACATAAAAAACCAGTTAATTCTGTTCAATTTGATGGGTTAGCCAGTACGATCATGAGTGGTTCTAATGATCAGACAATAGCTGAATGGAAAGTTACTAACTTTTTTAATGATTTACACAATCAATTTATCGGTAAAATTGGCAATACTAAAAAGGCTGTGCGAGTCTTACGTTACCGACCTGTTGACAATAATATGATCGCCGCCGGATTGGAAAATGGGGAGATTCAATTGTGGGGATTAACGGAAGAAACCGGGTTAATTGATACTTTTTCAATTAATAAAGATGATCGCGTTTTTGCCTTAGAATTTTCTCAAGATTCTCAAATATTATTTAGTGGTCATGGTAGTGGTTTAGTTGTACAGTGGGATGCCAGTCTTCAGCGAGATCAAATGACTAAAGGAAGCGATCGCTTATTAAAGAAAAAACAATTTGATTTTGCTGTTTATGACCTGAGTTTTGTCGGAAAAGATAATCGTCATTTAGCAGTTGTCGGTCGGTATAATCAGTTTTTAATTTGGAATCTTGACCAGAATAAAACCTTAAAAGTTCCTTATCCAACCGGAGGACAAGATGATTATATTTTAAGTGTTGATGTTGCAGAAATTGCTCCCAATATTTTAGCAACAGGGGATAATCAAGGAAATATTACGATCTGGAATATGAAAAACTGTTTAGATAGTTCAGGAGAATGTGAAGTAATTGATCGTTGGCAAGGAAGCAAGATGGGGGAAGCGGTTCGTTCAGTTTCATTTAGTAACAATGGCTGCTATTTAGCCAGTGGTGGGGACGATGGTAAAGTCATACTTTGGGCTTTAACTTCTGAAGGAAAACGACCTTTAACAATGCCTGATGGTTCATCTATAGAAAACAATCTGGGAATTAAACAAGAAGTTAGCCATTCCTATCATCAGAAAAAAATTAATAGTGTTGATGTTAAAATTGTCGGTAAAAATATCTTAATTGCTAGTGGAGGTGATGATGATCAAGTCAGAATAACCCAAACAAAAAGAATATTTAATTTGGGTTGTGATTTTCGCAATAATCTTGAGATAGAGTAG